The Malus sylvestris chromosome 12, drMalSylv7.2, whole genome shotgun sequence genome contains a region encoding:
- the LOC126594392 gene encoding uncharacterized protein LOC126594392, which translates to MKKPQKITQYRERLDRTLASPSLSDEEALKTLVKNQLIRSLENENEGCNENMVEEKTAEVSNLLDMLRSASLVNDKGLKTCETTTQPEWKLKHDNEEFRVMYREGIEGSPFHTLLAEGYVDGPVDVCLCISWESDLYKKWWPESTVPTFKILSSKCLKKVRIGEQISLVRMKIPWPLSAREAAVHYFMFEYFQDDLIVVLFKSISDLESIDDTHCPTNEATAGAKDAVRIDMVGGFALQKVTNERSYFRTISSTDIKMDFVPPSLLNFISRQLIGNGLKLYQKVVSSKLNCNDDYSKALSGPLYSHIREALFSHNKSNGALEEKKLHNDTFSLSEEHLVKDKTDESLVDVDQKVDNDHPASGVAPEVAKVIRGGSFDEIEEVESDESRRHEVQTPNRVVERERVNGKGNVLVSSEVEQALGTLEKVIYKVRQNRLNAQKRSSSGFTNGIPPKENNAGNPKSLEGGVCGSGEHVLEASKEEFVKTTQPESARNSSVIHNSSNAGSNSLSKDVNPNRVLPTSLEQELSVSHDSNQVALLSSNDGTTETPAVDHTMHRSDRMNSQINGDQEIRPSRTKKSRQQKALRFCCFSIS; encoded by the exons ATGAAGAAACCGCAAAAGATCACTCAGTACAGGGAGAGGCTGGACAGGACACTGGCATCTCCTAGTCTAAGTGATGAGGAAGCATTAAAAACCCTTGTCAAGAATCAGCTGATTCGTTCTttggaaaatgaaaatgaag GATGCAATGAGAATATGGTTGAAGAAAAGACGGCTGAAGTATCCAATTTACTGGATATGTTAAGGAGCGCTTCCCTTGTTAATGACAAGGGATTGAAAACCTGTGAGACCACAACCCAACCCGAATGGAAA TTAAAACACGATAATGAAGAGTTCCGTGTGATGTATCGTGAGGGAATTGAAGGCAGTCCCTTTCATACATTACTTGCTGAAGGCTATGTAGACGGGCCTGTAGATGTCT GTTTATGCATCTCGTGGGAGTCAGACCTTTACAAGAAATG GTGGCCTGAGTCTACAGTTCCAACTTTCAAAATCCTCTCTAGCAAATGTTTGAAGAAGGTCAGGATCGGTGAACAGATATCTTTAGTGAG gATGAAAATTCCATGGCCACTTTCAGCTAGGGAGGCAGCTGTACACTATTTTATGTTTGAGTACTTCCAAGATGATCTGATTGTTGTGCTCTTTAAATCG ATCTCCGACTTGGAAAGCATTGATGATACTCATTGTCCCACCAATGAGGCTACTGCTGGAGCAAAGGATGCTGTAAGGATAGATATGGTGGGTGGCTTTGCTTTGCAGAAGGTTACCAACGAAAGAAGTTACTTTCG GACAATATCAAGTACGGATATAAAGATGGATTTCGTCCCGCCATcccttttaaattttatctcgAGGCAGCTCATTGGCAATGGTCTCAAACTCTACCAAAAG GTAGTGTCTTCTAAGCTTAACTGCAATGACGATTACAGTAAGGCCTTGAGTGGCCCACTGTACTCTCATATACGTGAGGCTCTTTTTTCACATAATAAATCAAATGGGGCTTTGGAAGAAAAGAAGCTACATAATGATACATTCAGTCTCTCGGAAGAACATCTGGTAAAAGATAAGACGGATGAGAGTTTGGTAGATGTGGATCAGAAAGTCGATAATGATCACCCTGCAAGTGGAGTGGCTCCAGAAGTTGCAAAAGTTATACGAGGAGGCTCATTTGATGAGATTGAGGAGGTAGAGAGCGACGAAAGCAGGCGACATGAGGTTCAAACACCCAACAGAGTTGTTGAAAGGGAACGTGTAAATGGAAAGGGAAATGTTTTGGTCAGTTCTGAAGTGGAGCAAGCTCTAGGAACATTAGAAAAGGTAATTTATAAGGTTCGGCAAAATAGATTGAATGCTCAAAAGCGGTCGTCTTCTGGCTTCACCAATGGAATCCCGCCAAAGGAAAATAATGCAGGCAACCCAAAATCTTTAGAAGGTGGAGTTTGTGGAAGTGGTGAACATGTTCTTGAAGCATCTAAAGAAGAGTTTGTCAAGACGACTCAGCCCGAGTCTGCAAGGAATAGCTCTGTCATTCACAACTCAAG CAATGCAGGTTCGAATTCCTTGTCCAAGGATGTTAACCCTAACAGAGTACTACCTACTTCCCTGGAGCAGGAACTTTCGGTTTCTCATGACAGTAACCAGGTTGCATTGCTTTCCTCCAATGACGGAACTACAGAGACACCTGCTGTGGATCATACTATGCATCGTTCCGACCGCATGAACTCCCAGATCAACGGCGATCAAGAAATTCGCCCTAGTAGAACAAAAAAGTCGAGGCAGCAAAAAGCGCTTCGGTTCTGTTGCTTCAGCATCAGTTAA